In Desulfuromonas acetexigens, the genomic stretch GCAGCGAAACGATCGCCACCGGCCCCACCGCCAGATGCCGGGAAGAGCCGATTAGGGCATAGGCCAAAAGCGGGACGGTGGCGGCGTAGAGGCCGACGATGGGGGGAAGGCCGGCGAGCAGGGCATAGGCCATCGCCTGGGGCGCCAGGACCACTGCCACCACCGCACCCGCCGCCAGGTCGCGGGAAAGATCGACCGGGCGGTAGGCGCGCAGCCATTCAGGCCGATAGGAGGTGGTAGAAAAACGCATGAAGTTCGTGCCGGATCATCAGAGTCCGGCCCATTCCAGCACGGCGAGCAGCAGGATGAGGACGACGGCCAGAGGAAGGATGACCCGCCAGTGATTCACCTTGAATAATTCGGGGAAGGTCAGCGGGCCGAAATCACCCTTGGGCAGCATCACCCGGGAAACCCAGGGGAAGGCGTGGGCATAGAGGCCGGCACCGATGAGAATCCCTGCCAGCCCGCCGATGAGGGCGTCGAGCTTGCCCTGGGCAACGGCGGCGGCGATGGTGCCGGGACAGTAGCCGAGCACGGCAAAGCCGACGCCGAAGATCAGCCCGCCGACCAGGGTCATCCCCAGGGAACCGGGTTTGGGGTGAAGCTGGGCCAGACCGAGATCCCGCAGCAGATGAACGCCGATCATGCCGGTGATCATGGCGGTGACCATGATCTTGATGACGGTGAAGTCCTGAAAGAGCAGTTGGCCGACGATCACGTCGTATTCGGTGACATTGCCTTTCTGCAGCAGAAAGCCGAAGAGAAAGCCGATGCCCAGACCGGCGGCCAGTTGCAGGGGCTTGTTGCCGTGGATGGTTGTCAGCATCGCTTATCCCCCGTAGAGCAGAAAGGCGACGGCGGCGCCGCCGGCGAAGAAGGCGCAGACCGCCAGCCAGCCGCTCACCGCCAGTTGCAGGGTGCCGCTGATGCCGTGGCCGCTG encodes the following:
- a CDS encoding YeeE/YedE thiosulfate transporter family protein produces the protein MLTTIHGNKPLQLAAGLGIGFLFGFLLQKGNVTEYDVIVGQLLFQDFTVIKIMVTAMITGMIGVHLLRDLGLAQLHPKPGSLGMTLVGGLIFGVGFAVLGYCPGTIAAAVAQGKLDALIGGLAGILIGAGLYAHAFPWVSRVMLPKGDFGPLTFPELFKVNHWRVILPLAVVLILLLAVLEWAGL